In bacterium, the sequence ATCAGAAAGACTAAGGATAATCTAATTGAGGCACTTGGGAGCCTTATTAGAGGGGAAGTAATAGCTGAGGATATGATTAATAAGAATGGAAAAGTCTTTCTCTCTGCTGGACAGAAAGTTAGAATAAAAGATGTGGATAATATACCTGTCAAGTATTTGAGAAGACTTAGAGTTAAAAATAACAACATCAATAAAAAACTTCTTGCATTAATTGAAAGCTTTGAGGAAGAATTAAAGTCTCTTAGTAAAGAGAGGAAACTAGAAGTAGAAAAGATCAAGAAGGGAGATGAACTTTCACCAGGTGTAATAAAACGTATAATGGTTTATATAGGCAATAAGAGAAAAATCTCAAAGGGAGATAAGGTCTCTGGCAGGCATGGTAATAAGGGTGTGATTGCAAAAATATTGCCAGAGGAAGATATGCCGTATTTATCAGATGGAACATCAGTGGAAATTTTGCTTAATCCTTTAGGCGTTCCTTCAAGAATGAATGTGGGCCAAATTTTGGAAACTCATCTTGGGTGGGTAGCCAAGGTTTTGGGTATAAAGATTGCGACTCCTGTTTTTAATGGAATTAAAGAGGCAGAAATAAAACAGCTTCTTAAAAAGGCAGGGTTGCCTGAAGATGGTCAGGTTACTTTGTATGACGGGATGACAGGGGAATCATTTGATAATAAGATAACTGTTGGCTATATTTACATGATGAAGTTGTCACATCTTGTGGATGATAAGATGCATGCTCGTGCAACAGGTCCGTATTCATTAGTTACTCAGCAGCCTTTGGGAGGAAAGGCTCAGTTTGGAGGACAGCGTTTTGGCGAGATGGAGGTATGGGCATTAGAAGCATATGGTGCTGCTTATACTTTACAAGAATTGCTTACAGTAAAAAGTGACGACGTTGTTGGCAGAATGCGGATATACGAAAGTATTGTAAAGGGAGAAAATACAGTTCAATCCGGCATACCAGAGTCTTTCAATGTTTTATTGAAAGAGTTACAAGGTTTAGGATTGGGAGCTAAACTTGTAAGGGCTAAAGGGCCTCGTGTATTTTCTGATCTTGCTTTTCGAAAATGGCAACCTAATAGCTCGGAGGAATTTCAAAACGGAACGGATACGATTGAAGCCATATCTATTAGTTTGGTTTCTCCTGAAGAGATCAGGCTGTGGTCTAAAGGAGAAGTTAGAAAGCCAGAAACTATAAATTATAGAACATTCAGGCCGGAAAAAGATGGGCTTTTTTGTGAAAGAATCTTTGGTCCAACAAAGGATTGGGAATGTTACTGCGGTAAATATAAGAGGATTAGGCATAAAGGGGTAATTTGCGATAGATGTGGTGTGGAAGTTACACAATCTAAAGTGAGGCGTCAACGTATGGGGCATATAAGTCTTGCTTCACCAGTAGCTCATGTTTGGCTTTTTAAGGTTGTACCAAGTTATATGAGTACATTACTTGATTTGAGTTTGAAGAATATAGAAAAGATTCTCTATTATGAGAGTTATGTAGTGCTGGATGCTGGAAAGACCTCTTTAGGGAAGTATCAGCTTTTAAGTGATGAGGAGTATGAGAAATACAGAGAAGAATTCGGAAATGGATTTCATGCAGAGATGGGGGCTTCAGCTATTAAAAAAATGCTACAAGAGATTGATTTAGATAAACTTGCAGAGAGTTTGAGGGAAAAAGAGGGGAAAACAGCATTTAAACAGGCAAAGAAAAAAATTAATAAGAGGTTAAGGGTTGTTGAAGCCTTTCACACTTCTGGTAGTAGACCTGAGTGGATGATTATGGATGTTATACCTGTTATACCTCCAGACTTAAGACCTTTAGTGCCTTTAGATGGAGGACGCTTTGCGACCTCGGATTTGAATGACTTATATCGAAGAGTTATTAATCGAAATAACAGGCTGAAGAGACTTCTAGAACTAGGTGCACCTAACATAATTATTAGAAATGAGAAAAGGATGTTACAGGAATCGGTTGATGCTCTATTTGATAATGGCAGACATGGCAGGACAGTAGTTGGACATGGTAATCGTCCGCTTAAATCTCTTAGCAACATGTTGGGTGGAAAACAGGGTAGATTTAGACAGAATCTTTTGGGAAAACGCGTTGATTATTCTGGAAGATCAGTTATTGTTGTGGATCCAAGATTGAAACTACATCAATGTGGTTTACCTAAGCGCATGGCGTTAGAACTGTTTGAGCCATTTGTGATTAGAAAATTAAGAGAGAGGGGAATAATAAATACTATAAAGAATGCAAAGAAGATGCTGGAAAAAGCAGAAGCGGAAATATGGGATATTCTTGATGATGTAATAAAGAATCGTTACGTTTTACTTAACAGGGCTCCAACATTACATAGATTAGGTATACAGGCATTTCAGCCTGTTCTTATTGAAGGGAAGGCAATAGGAGTCCATCCTTTGGTTTGTGCAGCGTTTAATGCAGATTTTGATGGAGACCAAATGGCAGTTCATGTGCCTCTTACACCAGAGGCTGAGTTAGAAGCAGAGTTTTTAATGTTACCAAGTAGGAATATTTTTTCTCCTGCTAGTGGAGAAGCAATAATGGTGCCAAGACAGGAGATTGTATTAGGATGCTATTACTTGACAAAAGAAAAGCAGAGCAATAGGAAAGAAGAAAAGATATTTTCATCATCTGACGAAGCAATTATTGCATATGATTCTAAAAAAGTGAAATTGCATTCTAGGGTAAAGATAAGGATAAATGGAGAACTGATAGAGACAACTGTAGGGAGAATTCTGTTTAATGAAATTTTGCCTAATTCATTGCAGTTTGTAAATAGGGTGTTTGATAAAGACAAACTGGGTGACTTAATTGAAGAGAGTTTCAAAAAGGAAGGATATCATCAGACAGTTATAATGCTGGACAGGATTAAGACATTAGGATTTGAGATGGCTACTAAGGGCGGCATTTCCATTTGTATTGATAATATAGTTATTCCTGCAATAAAGAGTAAGTTATTGGAGCAAGGGAAACGAGAGGCTAGTATTGTTGAGGAGCAGTATAGGAAGGGCGTTATTACTGATGGAGAGAGATATAATAAGGTGATTGATGTATGGACACATACTACGGATAAGGTCTCAGATGCCATGTTTAAAGAGATGGAAAAAGATCCTTTTAATCCTGTTCTAATGATGCTGCTTTCAGGTGCAAGAGGCAGCAGTCAGCAGATAAGGCAATTGGCAGGCATGCGGGGACTAATGGCTAAACCTAAGAAGAAGATTATAGGAGAGATAGGAGAGATCATAGAAACTCCTATAATGACAAACTTCCGTGAGGGACTGAGTATGTTGGAATATTTTATCTCAACTCATGGGGCTAGAAAAGGTTTGGCAGATACAGCTTTGAAAACTGCAGAAGCAGGATACTTAACCAGGAGATTGGTCGATGTAGCACAGGACGTAGTTGTTACAAGCGAAGATTGCAGAACACTTAACGGTATAAGCGTTGTAGCAATTAAAGAAGGAGACAGAACTATTGAATCACTTAAAGACAGGCTTGCAGGGCGAATAGCATTGGAAGATATAAAAATACCCTTGTTGGATAATATAATCGTTAAAGCAGGCGAGGAGATTGCAGATGAAATGGCAGAAGTCATAGAGGAGGCAGGAGTAGAAAAGGTAATGATAAGGTCTGTTCTAACATGTGAGCAGGAGAAGGGGATTTGTGCTAAATGTTATGGTAGAGATCTTACAACAAAGAAGCGAGTTAGAGTGGGAGAAGCTGTAGGAATTATTGCAGCTCAGTCCATAGGAGAACCTGGAACTCAGCTTACTCTAAGAACTTTTCATATTGGAGGAACAGCTAGTAGAATAATTGGTGCCTCAAAAATAGTAGCCATTAATGATGGCATTGTTAAATTTCACGGAATAAGAACAGTGGTGGATAAGAATAATAACGTAGTAGTGATTAACAGGAATGGAGAAATAGCAATAGAAAATGCAGAAGAGAAGGAATTAGAAAGATGCAATATGCCTTTGGGCAGTGTACTTAAGTTTAAAGATAATGATGTAGTAAAAAGAAAAACCGTGTTAGCTGAGTGGGATCCATATACCTTGCCCGTAATTTCTATAGTGAGTGGGGAAGTAAAATTTATTGATATAATTGAAGGTCTTACAATGAAGACCGAAGTAGATAAGATCACCGGGAAAAAAGAAAGGATTATTACAGATTACCGAAGCACTGGTATGCATACACAAATATTGATACAAGACAAGAATGGAGAGGTGTTAAATTACCATAGTATCCCAAGTGGAGCGTACCTAATAGTTAAAGAGGGAGAGCAAGTTTTGGTAGGGGATTTGTTAGCAAAGACTACAAGGGAAAGAAGTAAAACCAGAGATATTACAGGAGGATTACCAAGAATCGCTGAACTCTTTGAAGCGAGGAGACCTAAGAATCCTGCTATAGTGACTGAGATAGATGGAATAGTGGATGAACCTGTTGGTCTTAAGAAGAATATGCGTAGAATAACTGTGACAGCAGATAATGGTGACGAAAAAGAATATCTCATTCCTCATGGTAAGCACTTGATTGTTTATAAAGGCGATAGGGTAAAAGCAGGTGATCAGCTTACAGATGGATCTGTGATTCTTGATGAAATATTAAGAATAGAGGGAGATAGGAGATTACAGGAATATTTATTAAATGAAGTTCAGGAAGTTTATCGGCTGCAAGGTGTTTATATCAATGATAAACATATAGGATTAATTGTAAGACAGATGCTTAGAAAAGTCAGCATAGAAGATAGTGGAGATACTAAGCTCTTAGCTGGAGAACAAGTAGATAAAGTTGTTTTTAAAAAAGAAAATGAAAGAGCTGTCGCAGAAAATAAAAAACCTGCTCGTGCAATACCAGTTCTTCAGGGTATTACACGAGCGTCTATAAATACAGAAAGTTTTATATCAGCTGCTTCATTTCAGGAAACTACGCGAGTTTTAACCAAGGCTACTGTTTTTTCTAAGGTAGATAGATTATCTGGATTAAAAGAAAATGTAATAATTGGACGTTTAATTCCTGCTGGTACAGGGTGGGCTCACTATAGGAATATAACATTAACAGGAACTGAGTTATCCGATAAAAAGGATACGGAAGAGGCTAAAGATAAAGATAATAGTAGTGTGGAAGAGGTGAAAGATTAGGAAAGGGAATAAATATGCCAAGATTGTCACAATTGATAAAAAAAAGCAGGAAGAAGAATACAAAGAAAACGTCTACTCCTGCCTTAAAAGGTTCTCCTCAAAAGCGAGGAGTATGTACCAGGGTGTATACGGTTACTCCTAAAAAGCCAAATTCAGCATTAAGAAAGGTGGCTAGAGTGAGATTGACGAGTGGTGTGGAGGTTACAGCTTATATTCCTGGAATAGGACATAATCTACAGGAACATTCAATTGTTTTAATTAGAGGTGGAAGCGTTGCAGATCTTCCGGGTGTTAGATACCACATAGTTAGAGGAGCTTTGGATACTGCAGGGGTTACGGATAGAAAGAAAAGCAGGTCTAGATATGGTGCAAAAAGAGCAAAATAAAGGAGACATGTAATGCCTAGA encodes:
- the rpoC gene encoding DNA-directed RNA polymerase subunit beta'; this translates as MSQRVSNSSGRDLYCQISPVMNVPDLMYVQREPYAEFLQRNVTQANRKNQGLQAVFNEFFPIIDEKERFCLEFLNYSIGDPKYNVSECERCGATYAAPLKVRMKLTINEEGSTKAGSAREQEMYLLDLPLMTEQGTFIINGSERVIVSQLHRSPGLYCQKKEVSNEKELYSARLIPYRGVWLEFEFDANDVLYVSMDRKRKMLATVLLRAFGYVTDEEIIRLFYNCKEKIITNETVADDLVNEILSEDVVDENTGEIIAESKERITPSIAKKILTFKIKSINIIEMSVKDISIINTLAKDHRKSKEEAFVEIYKRLRPSDHFTIDTAETYFKDIIYNPRRYDLSQVGRYKLNQKLGLNYSLDKTTLDKEDIVKTINYLLLAKCNKEDEDDIDHLWNRRVRTVGELLQSQFRIGLAKLERSVKERIAFQEPDTVMPHDLINGRLISSTVNDFFARGQLSQFMDQTNPLAELTHKRRLSALGPGGLTRERAGFEVRDVHPTHYGRICSIETPEGPNIGLIASLATYTRVNKFGLLETPARRVVNGRVTNEVVWLSADPGNKNVVAQANAKIDKKGHFIDDEISVRIKGDFRKVSPKDVNFVDVSPDQIVSVAAGLIPFLEHDDANRALMGSNMQRQAVPLLNPEAPLIGTGMESIVAKWSGSAVAAKRAGIVESVCSDKIIIRPEESKDDFDEYILKKFEKSNQNTCINQRPIVKEGERVSKNDIIAEASATDNKELALGQNLLVAFMPWRGYNFEDAIVISEKLVRDDTCTSIHIEQLEVEARETKLGKEEITRDIPNVSDGELANLDEHGIVRIGTHVKPGDILVGKVTPKSETGLTSEEKLLIAIFGEKASDVLNTSLTVPVGVEGVVTDVRILSRRDKDDIDGLGKKIIEDIEHRIDEEIRKTKDNLIEALGSLIRGEVIAEDMINKNGKVFLSAGQKVRIKDVDNIPVKYLRRLRVKNNNINKKLLALIESFEEELKSLSKERKLEVEKIKKGDELSPGVIKRIMVYIGNKRKISKGDKVSGRHGNKGVIAKILPEEDMPYLSDGTSVEILLNPLGVPSRMNVGQILETHLGWVAKVLGIKIATPVFNGIKEAEIKQLLKKAGLPEDGQVTLYDGMTGESFDNKITVGYIYMMKLSHLVDDKMHARATGPYSLVTQQPLGGKAQFGGQRFGEMEVWALEAYGAAYTLQELLTVKSDDVVGRMRIYESIVKGENTVQSGIPESFNVLLKELQGLGLGAKLVRAKGPRVFSDLAFRKWQPNSSEEFQNGTDTIEAISISLVSPEEIRLWSKGEVRKPETINYRTFRPEKDGLFCERIFGPTKDWECYCGKYKRIRHKGVICDRCGVEVTQSKVRRQRMGHISLASPVAHVWLFKVVPSYMSTLLDLSLKNIEKILYYESYVVLDAGKTSLGKYQLLSDEEYEKYREEFGNGFHAEMGASAIKKMLQEIDLDKLAESLREKEGKTAFKQAKKKINKRLRVVEAFHTSGSRPEWMIMDVIPVIPPDLRPLVPLDGGRFATSDLNDLYRRVINRNNRLKRLLELGAPNIIIRNEKRMLQESVDALFDNGRHGRTVVGHGNRPLKSLSNMLGGKQGRFRQNLLGKRVDYSGRSVIVVDPRLKLHQCGLPKRMALELFEPFVIRKLRERGIINTIKNAKKMLEKAEAEIWDILDDVIKNRYVLLNRAPTLHRLGIQAFQPVLIEGKAIGVHPLVCAAFNADFDGDQMAVHVPLTPEAELEAEFLMLPSRNIFSPASGEAIMVPRQEIVLGCYYLTKEKQSNRKEEKIFSSSDEAIIAYDSKKVKLHSRVKIRINGELIETTVGRILFNEILPNSLQFVNRVFDKDKLGDLIEESFKKEGYHQTVIMLDRIKTLGFEMATKGGISICIDNIVIPAIKSKLLEQGKREASIVEEQYRKGVITDGERYNKVIDVWTHTTDKVSDAMFKEMEKDPFNPVLMMLLSGARGSSQQIRQLAGMRGLMAKPKKKIIGEIGEIIETPIMTNFREGLSMLEYFISTHGARKGLADTALKTAEAGYLTRRLVDVAQDVVVTSEDCRTLNGISVVAIKEGDRTIESLKDRLAGRIALEDIKIPLLDNIIVKAGEEIADEMAEVIEEAGVEKVMIRSVLTCEQEKGICAKCYGRDLTTKKRVRVGEAVGIIAAQSIGEPGTQLTLRTFHIGGTASRIIGASKIVAINDGIVKFHGIRTVVDKNNNVVVINRNGEIAIENAEEKELERCNMPLGSVLKFKDNDVVKRKTVLAEWDPYTLPVISIVSGEVKFIDIIEGLTMKTEVDKITGKKERIITDYRSTGMHTQILIQDKNGEVLNYHSIPSGAYLIVKEGEQVLVGDLLAKTTRERSKTRDITGGLPRIAELFEARRPKNPAIVTEIDGIVDEPVGLKKNMRRITVTADNGDEKEYLIPHGKHLIVYKGDRVKAGDQLTDGSVILDEILRIEGDRRLQEYLLNEVQEVYRLQGVYINDKHIGLIVRQMLRKVSIEDSGDTKLLAGEQVDKVVFKKENERAVAENKKPARAIPVLQGITRASINTESFISAASFQETTRVLTKATVFSKVDRLSGLKENVIIGRLIPAGTGWAHYRNITLTGTELSDKKDTEEAKDKDNSSVEEVKD
- the rpsL gene encoding 30S ribosomal protein S12: MPRLSQLIKKSRKKNTKKTSTPALKGSPQKRGVCTRVYTVTPKKPNSALRKVARVRLTSGVEVTAYIPGIGHNLQEHSIVLIRGGSVADLPGVRYHIVRGALDTAGVTDRKKSRSRYGAKRAK